A segment of the Cricetulus griseus strain 17A/GY chromosome 6, alternate assembly CriGri-PICRH-1.0, whole genome shotgun sequence genome:
TGTGCACACAGTCCTCCTAGCTCGTCTCTCTTTCTTTAGAGGTAACACTCTCCACCACTTCTTCTGTGATCTCTCTGCTTTAATTAAGCTGTCCAGCTCAGATACCTCCATCAATGAGCTGGTCATCCTCATTGTGGGATCACTAGTCATTACTGTGCCATTTATATGCATCCTGGTCTCTTATGGCCACATTGGAGCCACCATCCTGAGAACTCCATCAATCAAGGGAATCTGCAAAGCCTTGTCCACGTGTGGCTCTCACCTCTCTGTGGTTTCACTTTATTATGGTGCCATTATTGGGTTATATTTTGTCCCCTCATCTAACAACACTAATGACAAGGATGTCATTGTTGCTGTGCTGTACACTATGGTCACACCCATGCTGAATCCCTTTATCTACAGTCTGAGGAATAGGGATATGAAAGGAGCTTTGTGGAATATGCTTGCAAAAGCAACCTTTTCTATGTGATTAGCTTTTTCTGCGCATTAAGGTGAGCTGAGGTCTACCCACTCTCTACAAGTGTCCTCTCCTCTGGAAAATGAAATGCTGTTTCTTAGTGATTTGGGGCAATGTGTTTTCAAGCACACCTTACCatgtatgtaatttaaaatttaaatctttctttccaccttcctttcatctttccttctttcttcccttccttcctttttaaaaaacatttttttatttgaattagaaacaagattgatttacatgacaatcccagttcccttctccctcccttcctcccctaccaccccccaactaaaaccctacctgtcacatatcctttcttctattcttcacctgactcaacctttctgctccctcatgaccactgcatccttcctcttcttcccttctcattcttgtagctccctcccccctcttcccaggctttcaatttgctcaggggatcatgaccctttccccttctccaggagacaatgtttgtctcttttagggtcctccttgttttctagtttctctggcagtgtggattataggctggaaatcctttactctatgtctaaaaaccacatatgagtgagaacatatcatgtttgtctttttgtgatggtcttcccttccttcttgttTGTCTTATTGAGCCTGATAATCTTGTGCAAGTTTTCTTCAGAAACATATCCACACATTTCTGTTTTCCATATAGAACCAGTTCCCACAATTGTGAATTCATTTCCtcactgttttcattgttttttggtATGTTAAAGCCCTTAAGtagcaaagatttttttctcctttcttaaagaTGCTAATATTTCTTGGGACTGATTGATTTCATGGTATTATTTGTGTTTAATTTCATAATTTAGCTagagtttatattttttattaactttaattcaaaatataactatgcttttgttttaattaatgtcCTCTTATTTTTAGTTGACATCAAATGTGTATAGTTACTGGGTACGATGTATTGTTTCCATACAGTTCATATGTCCAAATCATGGCAATTATGTTTAATTCTCCATTTTCACATGTTTATAATAGAACTACTAAGAATTCTTTCTCCTATCATTTGAAAAACAGTGTTTTTTTATTACCAGACTCAGCACCTTACCATATAATCAGAAGCAATTTTTCCATTTAACTGTAATCACTTGTTAGTCAACCTCCCTCTAAATCTGtgcttctctttgtagcctttgTTCCATTCCCTTTCCATTTTAGTGGTGTCAGTGTGAAGGTAGCcaagtacataccatttttaccTTCAAGCATCTCAGCCTGTTCACATATTGAAAACAAGATTCGTTTTCTATAAAAAggccataaacaaacaaatactcaTTAAATTGGTGAATAAAACCCCCATTGGAGATCTCTGGGTCATAGGAAGGCAAATCCCTGCAAAAGGGTAGTGAGAGACTTTGCAAAGCATTCCAGGCTGTTGTGATTGTGCATACACTGTGCATCCTGCAGTTTGGCCTCTTTGGATGTGAGCTGAGGAGCAGCTGCCAACGTCTCAGGAAGTCTACTCAATCTGAATTGATTCACACATGCAGGGATATATATTAATCAACTGTCAcgtgttttaaaatgaaaaatgatacatCTTTGCCCTTCACTCAAATGTGTTGCTTTCTATGTCCatttaaaataatgcattttgaAATTTAATCCTTGCGAAGCTGCATCTGTTCAAGATAAAGGTCTTTAACTTCACTTCTATAAATAGATTgctgtaacatttatttttattaaaaatattaaatcataTCAATGTACAAAGTAATGAGTTTCATTGTGACTTTGTCCTACACACACATAGCACTTTGATCAAGTCAACCCGCTCTGTGTTCCTCTTTTATTGTCTCCACCTCTGCTTCTTTTTATCCTGCTCTCTACCATAGTAGACTGTCTTCGATATACAGgatgtctttttctttcagttttcacaTATGGGAGAAAAATGGTAGTattctttctgtttatattttttcataacaCAAGAAACTCAGATCCCATAGTTTTTCTTACAAAAGGCAAGTGATAACTTTTGTTCATCACCTGTTAGTTGCCTTGTACTTATTATCACAATTCCTCCAAGGATGAACTCTCTTGTGTCTTCTTCAGCAAACAATCTATCCCTGTAGAATCCCAAGGTAATGATGCAACCATACGTAACTTGTCCCTAATCAGGGGTGAGGCAAAGAGGATCACCCCTAGGTCCTCATCATGGACTAGATGAGGACTAGATTAAAACCCACACTGGTTTCTCAGGGCTATGAACAACATGCACCCATGTATCCATGTATCTATCACAGCAGACTGCATGATGAAAACCTTCTGTTGCTCACAGTGGATCACTGAGCACCTAGCACCCTGCCAGTTTCACTATATTCTCTACATTccataaagaaatggaggagcttTCATGCCTTGTAAATAAGGTATCTGTGCTTACTGTCAAAGGCCCACATCAGAGTGGAAATAGAATTTATGAGAAGTAGCATGACTGTGCAACCTTGGATGtccttatgtgtatgtgtttgcagtGTACATTACTTCTCCCTATGGTCTAATACTCTTCATGACACACCAGGACAGATGGATTCTTGTAGAATAACTTTTCTTGATCatctatttaaaatttgaaagagtATGATGACAGcaaatttttattctctctgatTTTATATCTAATTTTGAGATGAAAAGGTGGAGCATacattcctttgcttttcttggaTTCCCATCATTTTCTTGGgtattttttcaaattttgtactAAATCAATATATTTTGACTCTTCTGTGCTGCAACAATTCACATAGAAAGGGGAATTATTTTGTACCTGCTAGTAGAATCACTATTCAAATTCCCAATGATTCTGTTTCAATCATTACCAGCAGATGGCAAGCTCCTAAAAATCTTTACTTAGACTTTTGCTTGGTCCTGTTTCTGAGAACAGAATGAAGATTTCTAATGTAGCAGAAAGGATCTTATATATGCAGGCTCCTGAGAGTTCTCTAATTCATATCTTTTCTGGCTAACTATAGGCTTGAGTTTTCTCAGTTCCTCAAATGCTCCCACTCTGTACTCTccaagcatgtttttttttaataaaaataattttcatgagaAAGATTCTTATATTAAAGATTGCTTTAAATAATATGCAGGAATAGAATTCCTTGTCTCCTTATCTTTTTATAATTGGACAATGTCAAAATCATGAGTATAAATACTAATTCCATTTTTACAAATTCATtcttcacacatgcacattttacatatgtgtgcGAAAGAACTTAAAATACAACAAGCTATTACAAACAACCCACATCTGCAGCAGATAGCTGATTGCTATTTTCACTGAGAtatattagtttttattattatgaagtAAGTTATCAAAATGTAGTCCATCTTCATAACAGCATTACTTAAACGACTTCTAATGTAGTAGGATAAATAATATGTAAGTTTTAAACATACTTCAACCAAGTTGAAATGActtatatacttatttatattttattgtaatcTTCAGTTAACTCTTCAAAGAAATGGTGGACAAGATTATTATGTAATTCTCGAAAATCAACACATTCGGAGTTAATCATTTTTGAGAGACTATGGAGTCTGTATTTTAGTAGATGTTTCACAAGTTTTCTTTCCTGAATACGAAATGATTGTGAAAATGGGTAGGTCTAAAGTCAACAAAtttgaaggaaaaggaggaagaattaGAATATTTACAAATTATAAGTATGGTTGGAATATAACAAAAATTAGTTAAGAATCAGTAGTAAGAAACCAAGCTTGTGAACCGCTGTAAAGGAGAACTTATTACTTGTTTATGCCAGACAAACATTCACAAAGAACTTCCTCTTTGGCAGATTCTGCATGTGACTGGGAGAATCAAGAATTTCTGGGACTATTAtgggcttgaataagaatggaccAGCTTGAACAATGAGACTATATACAGAGGACTTGTAAGTGTGTATTTGATGAGACACAATGCCCTTTTTCTCTGTATCTAGTGATGGAAGACTGAACTGTTGGATAGGAAAGAACAGTCTTAAAGGAAGAATTGATAGAGTATCTGAGGTGTGCCACTAGCTTATGAAACCCCCAAGATTGGTCTGTAGATTCTGACATTTTGGAGCTTACACACCTAATACTCTCATGGGAAGTGGAAATAAATCATATCCAAGAAGTATCTTAGAGGTTTGGGTGGGAAGTGAGAGGGGGATTTAAGTCAGCCCTACCAGCCATTGGAAGCCATTTGGTGGAATTTTATTTGTTCCTTACCAACTCTGCCTtgcactagattttttttttcatggactAACCTCACCTCTGGTTGAGCCTGAAGGAATCTGATACTCACTCTGGTGATTACCATTTTTTCCTCCAAAACAATTTGAGTTGGCTTCTAGGCAGGCATAATACATTTAAGCACATAATCATTAACCCAACAGTTTGGAAAAATTCAAGATATTCCACTTAGAGAGTTCAATCTGACTAATTAAAAAGACATGCTATTATCCTATAATAGAtgccatgacctctgcttcatcCATATCATCCTTTTTCATATCTagctaaagagaagaaaatgatgaagAATAACCAGAGCACCACATCTGAGTTCATCCTCCTGGGGCTCCCCATATGGCCAGAGGTCCAAGGCATGTACTCTGCTCTGTTCCTCACCATGTACCTGACCACAGTGCTGGGGAACCTGCTCATCATCCTGCTCATCAGGCTGGACTCTCACATCcacacccccatgtacttcttcctcagtcacttgGCCTTCACAGACATCTCTTTCTCATCAGTCACTGCTCCAAAGATGCTCATGAACATGCTGACACACAGTCAGTCCATCTCATATGCTGGGTGTATTTCTcagatatattttttcttattgtttgggtGTATTGATaactttcttctgacctccatggcctACGACAGGTATGTGGCCATCTGTCATCCTCTGTACTATACCACCATCATGAGTCAGAGTGTCTGTGTACTGTTAGTGATAGTGTCCTGGGTATTTTCCTCTACCAATGGCCTTGTACACACTCTTCTATTTGCTCGTCTCTCTTTCTTTAGAGACAACACAGTCCACCACTTCTTCTGTGATCTCTCTGCTTTACTTAAACTGTCCAGCTCAGACACCACCATCAATGAGCTGGTCATTCTCACTTTAGCAGTGGTAGTCATTACTGTGCCATTCATATGCATCCTGGTCTCTTATGGCCACATTGGAGCCACCATCCTAAGAACTCCTTCCATTAAGGGAATCTGCAAAGCCTTGTCTACATGTGGCTCTCACCTCTGTGTAGTTTCTTTGTACTATGGAGCCATTATTGGTCTATATTTTTTTCCCTCCTCCAGTGACACTAATGACAAGGATGTCATTGTGGCTGTGATGTACACTGTGGTCACACCTATGCTGAATCCCTTTATCTACAGTCTGAGGAATCGGGACATGAAAGGAGCACTGAGAAATATCCTCCTCAGGAGAATGTATTCACAGTGAGGAGTGTGGTCTTCCCTCTTTCTGTATTTGAGAACTTCTCAGTCCTGCACATGACTCTATCTATGACTTGGTTCTCTTCAGTGAGGGTTCAGGTTGTACTTTTTTAGACTATGCTTCACCTCAGCAAcaggttttgtttctctttagttATTTTGCTCATCTTGGGggattgcttgtttgtttgttttgcaaacaCTTCCATACTGTTTTCCTTTTCACAGTGTGTCCTACCTTTAGgaacataaaattttatatgatTCCAGTCCTTTGCCTTTCATTATTATCTAATTTTATGGCCTTCTGTATAAAAGATTTTTCCTTTGTCAAGAAAACGGAACTATTTCTCCTGAGtgtgaattatttaattttatttttaattttacaatatactttgaatttattttcatgagtaac
Coding sequences within it:
- the LOC100771402 gene encoding olfactory receptor 50, whose protein sequence is MMKNNQSTTSEFILLGLPIWPEVQGMYSALFLTMYLTTVLGNLLIILLIRLDSHIHTPMYFFLSHLAFTDISFSSVTAPKMLMNMLTHSQSISYAGCISQIYFFLLFGCIDNFLLTSMAYDRYVAICHPLYYTTIMSQSVCVLLVIVSWVFSSTNGLVHTLLFARLSFFRDNTVHHFFCDLSALLKLSSSDTTINELVILTLAVVVITVPFICILVSYGHIGATILRTPSIKGICKALSTCGSHLCVVSLYYGAIIGLYFFPSSSDTNDKDVIVAVMYTVVTPMLNPFIYSLRNRDMKGALRNILLRRMYSQ